DNA sequence from the Daphnia carinata strain CSIRO-1 chromosome 8, CSIRO_AGI_Dcar_HiC_V3, whole genome shotgun sequence genome:
TGGTGAAATACTTCTAGCTTTATCAGTATAATCTTAAAATATCCCTCTACTTTCTCTTTaaacatcaacaaaaattttattctttacaGGACAGAGATATCAGTTGTGTTATCAATGCCATGTCGGATGCCCTCGTTCGATTACATCCCAAAAAACGATACTTAGAAGCCACTCGATTTGACAAGACGCTTGCTTGCTGTGTTCGGTATTTACCTACCATGATAACCAATCGCCTGAGACTCTCAATTCACAACCAGCTGCTCAATTTCTACggtacagttttttttttgttccgaaACTACATAcactaaaagtaaaaaaaaatgcaacttAAAATAGGAGAGGGGTACTAGATTTCATTGAGCCACATTAGAACCATCGAGAGCATCCCAGACAATGCTTCTAGCAACACATTTGTGTTTCGATTAGATAAAGACAAATGGAAGAAGTTCGTGGAAAGGTGTGATTAACACTCGAGGGAGGCTACTGGTTTTCGGAAATCTCACAGAAACCCAATTGACGGATCGGAATGGTATCGAAGTCGATTTCTGAGGAATCTTCGATAAAACGTTGAAGATAAAAGTACCAAACGCATTTCGACTGTTGTAAAACGTTATTGAAACGCCATTAAACTTATGTATGTTGTTTCATATGTATAAATGTATACACAGAAACTGCATTGGGAGAAAGTTTCGATTTGTGTTTAACCATGCAAGACGTTAGAACATCTCTCCGGCCAACATTTGAAGAGAGTAAAATGGGTTTTATGAAAGTTCTCAAGTGGCAATTTTTACCCGCAGTGGTCTGTTTCAATTTGGCTTATTTGATTTCTTACGTATTTCCCTTTTGGTGTTTTATTTTGATCGTGAGTGGGTTAGCCCAGGTGATCTACGGTTACTACAATTCCATGTCCGTAAGTACAATGAACTTAACTGTCTGTCCTGTCTTTTAAATGCGTAATATACGTAATAGGTTTTTCTGacctgatttttgttttgtttaactgtTGATGGTAGATATCTCCGCAAGGCCGTGGTGTGCTGATTACCGGATGCGACTCCGGCTTTGGACATCAGTTGGCAGAGAAGTTGCATTCAATGGATTTTACTGTCTTTGCTGGTTGCGTAGATGAAAAGAGTTACGGCGCATTAGGCCTGCAAAGCATAGGGAATGAAACTGGAAGATTGCATGTTCTGAAATTGGATGTTACCAGTAACGAAGATGTTAACAAAGCGCGTGAATATGTCGAAAATCATCTTCCGGCGTTGGGTATGTGGGCCATTGTCAATAATGCCGGCCGCTACATTGTTGGTTTTCTCGAATGGCTCGCCATGGAAGATTATAACAAAGTATTCTAATTTTCTAAGAAAATACAGAATACTGCATAATCTTCTGGCGTTATAATATTTAGGTTGCAGCAGTTAATTTGTTCGGCGCTATCCGTGTGACGAAAGCATTTTTACCACTTATTCGCAAAAGTCAAGGACGGATTGTTAACGTCTCTTCCATCCTGGGTCGTATTCCAGACCCATTTTTGGGTGCTTACAGCATCACGAAATTCGCACTCGAAGCTTATTCGGACATTCTTCGTATTGAAATGATCCCGTTCAATGTGAAAGTCAGCATGATTGAACCGGGTAACTTTTTGGCTGCAACAAATGTTCTTTCTGGAAAGGAAGGTCTGATTGCAATGGCCAATGACTCGTGGAACAGACTGGATGAGTCCATCAAGAAAGACTATGGAAAAGAGACGTTCGACAGGCAGATGCGTATAGTAGAAATTCTGATGAAACTCTCGGTAATATCTTTTATGTTACATGCATGCATCTTTGAAAtgttaccttttttcttgttcacaGGAAAGAGATAGTGGATCCGTCATTTCGGCTATGACAGATGCTGTGTATCGCGAATATCCCAAGAATCGCTATTTGGAAGCCACGTTGATGGATAAAGCTATGGCCTATTGTATCCAATTTTTGCCTACATCGTGGAGTGACAGTCTGAGATTAGGATTCCAAAAACAGTTAATCAATTTGTACCGCTAAGACACC
Encoded proteins:
- the LOC130700299 gene encoding D-beta-hydroxybutyrate dehydrogenase, mitochondrial-like; the encoded protein is MQDVRTSLRPTFEESKMGFMKVLKWQFLPAVVCFNLAYLISYVFPFWCFILIVSGLAQVIYGYYNSMSISPQGRGVLITGCDSGFGHQLAEKLHSMDFTVFAGCVDEKSYGALGLQSIGNETGRLHVLKLDVTSNEDVNKAREYVENHLPALGMWAIVNNAGRYIVGFLEWLAMEDYNKVAAVNLFGAIRVTKAFLPLIRKSQGRIVNVSSILGRIPDPFLGAYSITKFALEAYSDILRIEMIPFNVKVSMIEPGNFLAATNVLSGKEGLIAMANDSWNRLDESIKKDYGKETFDRQMRIVEILMKLSERDSGSVISAMTDAVYREYPKNRYLEATLMDKAMAYCIQFLPTSWSDSLRLGFQKQLINLYR